ataataagtgACCATTATTATTAGATAACTTACAAtatattaacataaattaattatatattctaagatttatattatatataaatagattttaattatttttagtataaaatctttattaaaaatttcaatagataaaaataataaaaataaaatttaaaataattaataaaaaatttaaaacattttactatttttatatattaaaattaaaagagaatatataaaataaaaagtatAACTAAGAGTTTGTCAAGTAGCTAACACGTGACACGTtttctttcataataatattatgtgacatttaaattataaattatttaatacttatcctattaatattataataaattattattattataaaataatttataatatattaacatatattaattAATGAGATCTTTATTAAAAAACTTTAAAAgtagtaaaaataaaatttaaaataattaataagaaaatttaaaacatttcattattattgcatattaaaattaaaaaaatatatatatatatatatatatatatatatatatatatatatatatataaattaaaattattaatagccCCATACTTCTAACACAAAGAATTCCTTAATTACACATAAATGCAAGCCGAGACTGAAACTTATTTATCACATAAGCCTGTAGAAGAGTACAGACTTCTCAGTCTAAGCCTGTCGAAGAGTACAGACTTCTCAGTCTTCCCCTCACCCCGCATTAACTTTCTATCTGCAGACAAAAAAGAAAAGCACTGCCCAAGCAATTTCCTAGCTTGAAtacatattttatacaattccgttcctatgaagaaaattttcccTACGGAATTTTTTCACTTCTCCTGTGTGTCAAGTTTGGACTTGAGATTTCAACACCATCATCCGATGATGAAACATTGGAGGATACAGAAGACTCGGGTATCGCACTTGATATTGGATTTCGCTGAGTTTCAttcttgaaactgtgagaaaccaGTGAATGTGTTCTTGGAGCTTCAGAAGCTGGATGCCCTTGAGCCTCTTCAGCAAGTCGCCTTAGAAGATTCATAAGGGTAGGAAGGAACCTTGAAGAAATGGAAAGTATCCCAGCCAACTGTTAAAACAAAGAAATAAGACACTGTATCTGCgaatagaaaaagagaaattgATCATCAAAGACCTTAAATAAGAGTACAACTTCAACAGCATTTTCACTATCATATGAAACTCTGGTATCCATTTCTGTCCTCGCAACCAGAGTTAAATTACAAACTCACTTTCAGATTACAAGCCGTTTGCCTCATAATAATCATACAAAAGTGTCAGCAGTATGCTAAATGGCCTGAAACATTTAACTGACAACTAATTTGCAATACTGGAATTTGGTTGGGATCAACGCTTTTTAAACCGGACCAACCACTGACCAGGTCAATACTTCAATTAGTTCAActggttcaatttttttttaaagaattattAGTTGCTTTTAAAGTAAAAATTGAAAACAAAATCAAACTTGACAGAATGTCGTTCCAGTTCCTGGTTTAACCAGTTCAATTGTTTGGTCCAGTCCTGCTTTTAGAACACTTGCTGGAACATGGGTCAGCATTCAAATTGAGAAAAGGTGGTGTTATACATTTAAACATACAAGGAGCAACAAATTAAGGAAAAACTTGTGCTTGCTCCTATGAGATGTGTGCAATGATCCACATAGTATAAGAGCACATTTGACAGGACTTGCTGCAACAAAATACAATGCAATGAAATGTATATTCAATCGAGTAATAAATGACAATTTTATTCCATTGTAGTCTGCTAAAACAGTTGAATTTAGTATTTgagaaaacaataatatgcattcGAAAGCCAAACTTTCTTACAGTGCCATTACGGAACTCTCCTGCGATGTCCATTTGTACCCATAAGGCCTTTGAAAGTAAAAAAACAATGAACAGAATCATGAGGTAAAGAGGATTCCTGATTCAATAAAAGACATGTAATCAATTGGATATCCCGACTGGATGAAAAACAAGGACATGAAATAAAATACAGATTTTCTTTTAATTGCAATGAGGACTTAGGAGTTGAGACTTTCAGTCAGCAGTAGTTACTTTAATAGAAGCATGAATTCATTAAAGCCTAGGACAATCATCGCTACAATTGCCCATGCAGGGGGTAACCAGTTGTTGCTTCGTTTATTAGCCTCCTGTCAAAAATACAAGAATCATTTGTCAGAGATGAGGATAATGTAGATATGATGATATAAAGATTAAAATAATATACCTGAACTGAAATTGCTTGAGCAACTGCATACTCAGTTTCTGTTTTAAACTGCCTCCATAATGACTTGCACTGAACTGGAGTAATTAGTGTATCTTTTGGAGAAACCTGCATTATTTTGGATTTTGATGAGAAATCagtttttgttgttgttgttattattattaggcttaaatataaaaataatccaAACCTTGTCGCGAAATTGTATTTTGATCGAATAGATTCAATTTTCTTAATTTAGGGCAAATAGTTTAAATTAGTTGCAATTTTATCGAACAAGTGAAATTGGTTTGGGGAAGTGTGCCAATGCTGACATGGCAGGCCACCAGGCATAATTTAATGTTAAATGGTGGACCTTACAtaacttataatttataacaACTAAATTTTAATCCCAAATTAGTTAGGgacgtaaattaaaaaaaaaaaaaaaaaaaaaaaaaggaggagaaAGGGAACTCATTTGATTTACTTAACATTGATAATCTTGGTTAACCAAATTTAAAGAAGCCTATCTTAATTAGctttttgtttaatttatatgTCAAGTGGAACCCACCATTTAACATTAAATTATAACATGTGGCCTGCCACATCAACATTGACAACCCTCCAAAATCAACTTTATCCTTGGATAAAATTGaaactaatttgaaaattttgatctAAATCATCAAAATTAAAACAATTGGATTGGATGAAGATGCAATTTTAGAAAAAGGTTTGGATTTTTTTTGGCtattattattaaagaaaaaaaattattctaaagtaagcggatatatatatatatgggcagCTAGCTTGTCCACTATTAGGGTAAGTTAGTAAGatgtccttttttttttcatttccattAGTTTCCCATTTTTTTTGCTGGGCTTAAAAAGAAAATTAGGGAAAAACAAGTAATTTAAACAACTAACAATCAACGAGGTTATTCAATGCCCAAACATTCTCTCTTATTAATAATATGATCATAAATACATATTCTCTTTACTATCGAtcgatttattaataatttttttaaatcaaaaattttctttgcgatcaatttattaataattttttaaaatcaaaaaTTTTCTTTCCTAAGTTTTATTGAATTTAACAATTTTTAAATGTAATAAACTTAAAATTTGCATCTCCTAATTTGAACCAGTTTCAATCTAAAATTTTGGGACTGGTAACGGCTGTCACTAGCCATTACTTAAAGGATAACAGACATTACTATAAAGCAGAGAACCTGCTTTTTCTTTTGTTCTGCAGAGATAGCTTCACATCCATATTTTGTCTAGTTTCTTAGTCTGCACTTCTCTAAAGACTCTTTATCTCAAATTTTGCATCTCTACAAATCCTAAAGTTTTTCATCTTCATTTCTTGAGCTAAGAATCATCAAATAAACTATACAAAGTGAAGGTTTATTTGAAGGAGATCAATTAATCTACACTTCTGATGGTGATATATCCCAATCAAAGGGCAAAGGTATTGAATACGGAGAGTGTTCTATTGATTCATATAAATATGGATATGGTTATGGTTATAGTGCAAATACGATGGACGGAGACTCAACTGAAGCTACTTATACTAGTGATTAACAATATGCACAACATGAATGGGCACATTCAGATCCATATCCATATAATCACCCTCCTATATTTTTCAGatttctcttcatcaaagttatcatTTTCCCAACCCATTCAGGATCCTACTACAACAAGCCACACTCCACATGCCAATTTTAGTTATCCATTTGATATGGATTCTTTCTTTAGCTTAATCCATCACAGTATCAATATCAAGTTAATGATTAAAGCTCTCAAAATCAAAATCAAGAGCCCTCCAGACACTCTTTTTGGTGGTAATAAGAATAGTTCTTTACTATATACTTAGTTACTTTAGTTTTAAATTCATTAATGCAAATGATGTCTAAGAATGAAGGATTCAATATCCATATTTGATGTATCTATGCTTATTATTTAGTTGTATATTTttgttttaattatatttttaaatatttattcatttCATGAACTTTGCAATTTTTTGCAAAAAACTTGCATAATGATAGGCTGTTATTACGTTACGAGGATTACAAACCTGTTTTCGTAACCTGCAAATGTGACTGCAGTTTAAATCCATAAGCTGTACATAAATCTAATTGGCTTAttcattttatttcaattttagaatttattttatattttatttttaaaatgttaataattactattttaatttaaaaatcaaatcCATTATACTCAAATGACTATTGATCCACCTAATTTTAAGAACAATGACTCATGCCTAATGGTCagcatttaaaaatattaaattctataaaatttgggaatggaaatatttaaattaaaaaataataataatttgattaatatgAGAGAATAAGTATATACAATCATATTATTAATATGGAGAATGTATGCACATTTAATAATCCCATTGATTGTTAGTTTTCTAAATTACTTATTTATCAACAAAAATAGAGGGCCATTAGTGGACAAGTCAGCAACTCCCTACGTTTGTTAGTGTGTGTgtgtacatatatacatataactTAACATTCAATAACCATTACCTGTTGCCATGTGCTTGATGCAAGGGGATCTGAAGTAGCTCCAACACTTCTATCTTGAGAAGATGAAACAGCAACAGACCCATCCATTAGAGAGGAAAAAAGTACATTCTCAATTTTGTCTGGCTTCTCATCCAAGCGTATGGCTGCCATGACCGACAGAAGTTTCAAAGACTGCAACAAGATAATTTCAAGACATTCAGATATTGCAAAAGTATCAAAAGCAATTGCCCTTCCTTAAAAATCCTAGTGGTTTACCGCAGAGCGTGCATCCTTTGTAATTGTTCTTATGTCTTCTTTTCCAGTCCAAACCCTTGGCATTGAATCATTGTCGTgattgaaaactgctgagaacctGAAATATGCTCCAGGAAATTAACTAAGAAAGTactatagaaagaaaaaaaacaaaTCAAACAATTATTTTCTCTACCTATCCTTCATGCGAATCAGAACTTTCCCTGCTTCTTCTCTTGCTTTTCTCTCTACTACATTTCTTGCATAATCCCTCATATTTTGTACCATTGTGTCAATTGTAGACCTATCCAACTCAAAACTAGCAAAATCAGCTAACAATCCTGATACAGCAACCTCTGTCTCACGTTTAAGAAGTCCTCTTATTGAAACCCATGTGTCTCTCCCACCAGCTTCAAATAGAGATTCTACAGGTTCAGTAAGTGCGTCAGCGAGTTGTTTCTGCAAATCAGTAATGAATTAATATCTGGTTATTTGTTTGTGTGCAGTGAAGAACAGTAAAACAGTACTCTCAGCGGACAGAAACCATGGATCACAACACCAACCTAGCAATTTACctcatatttttttatcatttctgACAACTTCAAATTGCATACAGATGAGGCATGTGTCTCAATATCACGGCGAAGCTTCTCCCTCACTTTTGAAGCATCCCATTTAGCCAGTCTTATGGAAGCATCTGAGAGCAAGACATAGAAGGTCACTTGCCACGTTGAGGCAAAATGAATAAGCAGACAACATATCTTTGCTGTTtttgcaaaagaaaagaaaaagtacaTCACATAAGGATCAGCTATAGTTACAAAAGCGTGAATAAGCTGCAATAGCAGTCCATATGGCCTgttacatttttattattttttaatctcCTTCTAATAAAAAATGGGTGACCCAGTGCACAAACATCACACGCTTGTTTTCTAATTCAATGCAGAGCTAAAAGAGTAATCTATTACTCTATAAAAAGAGTACATGGCCCTTGCACTATTCACaacttgaaatttttgaatttcctaTGATACCCTTAAATAATTTTGTAATTTCCTATTATGTTTTgtctttattcatttaatttatacTTCATTGAAATCTTACAATACCAATATGATTCATTTTATCACAGATTACCATTTTTAACAACTTTTGTCACAAGGTTAATCAAACATTTGTATACTATTGGGTTTTTGTTATGCTAATAATTCCTTTattaattaacttaaaaataatTACACTTTTACACAAATTGTTATCtatccatatctacatctatactATATAAAAAGAGTACATGGCCCATGCACTATTGCACTATTCACGAGTGCAATTTTCTAAAATGTCAATGATATTTCATTATTCCTcacttattttgttcttattaattTCCTCTCATTTAACTAAAGCCTTGTCTCTTTTTTAATAGTTTGACTTACAATTGTATTGTAATTAAAAGAAACAGACATTTTTATGATTGAAAGTATATTAGGAAGTTTGTTCAGTCTAAGTTATTCAATACAATTAATTATCATTTTCTAATATCTTTCTTTTTTCTGGAAAGTGGAAACCAATATCTACTTCAttttaaataaactaaaataatacTTCTCTCACTTTTTTATACTGAATGCCTAAAAGTATTGTTTCTATTTGACTCAGTCTactattacatatatatatatatatatatatatatatatatatatatatatatatatatatatatatatatatatatatatatatataacataattTGTCATTTCTCAATTTATGAAAATGTTTAATTGAAAATACTACCATGCATTatatttttccattttaaatatttcattgctaattagttaatcactaaaataatatattattaatgttGCTTTACAAAATTATAAGAAAAGTTTATACAAACTATGTTTTTTCTTTAGACTTCgtctttttaaattaaattttaataaatcatTAAAGATAAATTTACTTTCAATTTATTATCATTTGAATATAATCTTCACATGTAAGAGATAAGGCGTTAGTTTTTAAAGTATTTACAAGAACTACAAGAAGAAATAGGGGTTTATTTCACTCATAATCCCTCAACTTAGGTGAGTATCATCTTTCAACTTCAATTTATATCATAAAAATCTCTAAACTTCTCTGTGACCTGCTATTACAGGTCTCTAAGTTAACCTATGGctaaatttcacttattatcccTCAATTTCAATAAATATACCACACACTCCTCAAATTTAATTTATCTCACAtaaatctttaaaatttaatttaatataaaataattttaatataaaatatattaagtaaTAATTATTGGATATATTATTTGCTAATTTAACAAATAAAACAAAAACGATATACAATATCAacctatataataaaatttaaatgattcatacttaattagggtttaaatattctcaaaataaagtaaaataattatatattttttttttacattaaaaTAAACCAAAGGAATTAAGataaataataagatataaaTCTTTTAGATATTAacctaaaatcaaattaaaaaataatatatgtaaaagtattatttttatatgataaattaaataattaatttattgtaaatttttataaaatattaaactatttcaaaaagtatgactttattttaaataaaatcaaaaataaatgaagtttttaaaattttaaaataactatAAAGTTTAGAGACGACTATGATAAATCTATTTAAGTTGAGGAATGATGAGTGAAACTTAGCCATAAGGTAATATGGAAACTTCTAACAGCTGGTCATAGAATTTTAATAATACTCAAATTGAAGTTCATAGATTTTTATGATACAAATTAAAGTTGATAGATATTACTGATAGAACCAACTAAGTTGAGGGACTATAAGTGAAACTAACCGAAGAAATGGACAATAAACATAAATTACCCATGATATTTTAGTATAAAAGTACATAAAATGCCCATATtaaatccattttaattttgaatgCATATTTACTTAAAACCAGCAatgtattaaaataattttttaagaaattagATTATGAAAACTCTAAACtgtatatgaaaattttaaattaatgaatttaacaCCATTAAATAATGCACCTAAAACAATAGATAATTCTAAGTTATGTCATATTCGTCTTCAATTATATTTTTCTTAGTATTCAATTTGTAAATAATGATTTTTTATGAGaggattaaataaattaatgtGGTCTAAACTCTCACACTTGAAACCTTTAAATGTATTGCTAAAAATATTAGACATTTTATAATGATATCTATTATTAAATTGTACACCATAAAAGAACAGTATCAGGATACGTAAATTAatcacaaaataaataaaattacatcaCTTAAAGTTTTATAAAAATGTACTTGGATTTCTTCTCTACTTTTAACTGAGAATTTTTATTAAAGACAATAAATAAGTACATTTGTAATGAAAATAAGCAAATGTCTTTTAACAAATGTACATatgataaaatttacagtaaTATGGAATTTATAATTAGTCAATTACATTTTACAAAACAAAAACTTCAATTGATTTTAAAGTGAGACCTCATGTCCAACTAGTATTACAAAATGAAGATAGGAAATCCTATTGATAGAAAAAGAaccaaaacttaaaatataaataaagaaataaataaggccTGAACTTAAACAAAATGGCTTTCAGCTAAAGGTACTGTATACCATCTTGAGGAAGCTAAAAAGTAACATATTATCTTATCAACAAATCTAGCAAATCTGCTGTCAAATGAGGTGCCTTTGGAAATTCACATAAAACTCCAACAAAGCCCCACAAGAATCCTAGATGCCagctttatttttcatttttttttccctcATTGCAAAACCCTCGAGGGCCTGTTCTTTTATTGAGATTTTAAACTCACAAGAATGTACAATCTCAATACTTGTAAATCTTAAAACCTTTTATGTCTTACAATTTTAAAGTGCAATTTTAGTTGATTATTTAGGATATAAAGACCTATTTTATATTTGAATTTGTACTGTTCCTTTTTCATTTAGTTCTACAAGGTAACTACTGTATGATAAAGAAAATACTTATTTGCTTGTCTCTGATTATTAACAATAACAATATAAAAATATCCCAAAATAAAAAAGCCCCATATTATCATACTATCTACAACTTTAAGGAGACTAAACACAATGAAATGGAGACAAAGAAGTTGAAAAATCCTACTATAATCATACTAACAGCTTTACCAATGGTATTAAACTCAGCAAATCAATGCAGAATGCTAATCAGCTTTAATGCAACAAAGTTTGAGCAAAGATTTGTCAGTGGAGGTGCAATTCATATCCAATTTAATGCACTCGATAAATGTAAGCCAAGAATCAACAAATAACTATCTGGAAAGGTTTAGTGCAGAATAAGAGCATGCATAAACACACACATCTAACACTTACCAGTATCAATCAACATTTATGAGAAGTACATGTGACCTGCCATATGCATTATGTTACCTGCACATCCTTTGTCAAATTCAAGCATGCAAGACTGACCACAAGTACGAACAGAAGCAGCAAATCCTTCTCCACAGTTCAGTGACTGTTCCAACCTAGACTTAAAATTTTCAAGTGTTTTAGAACGTAGATGTCCCAGTATGGTGAGATAAGCAGGGTGTACCAACTGCATAACACAGAAGAAATGTCATCTTCAGAAATTGTGGCACAACTTTAGAGGGATGAATATTCTAAGAATCATGCATCCAGTCACAGAAAAAAGAGTTTTCTTCAACCACCTAATAGGACCAGGGTTGCAAAGAAATATATTCTAGTCAACTAACATTAATCCAAATTGATGAATCCATTTCCTCCATTCTACTATGTTTAAGAACACATCTTCATATAAAGTTCTAGAGCTGCTTAATATTTTCCCCATATCATCCCAGATTTCTCCCTCAATTTCTTACTCTTATCACTACAAACCTTATATATTGGTGCATTTTCTGGTCTACAAAACACATGTCCAAACCATCTTAATTTTCCTTAACGTTTCCCAAATAGTTGCTATTTCCACATTCTTAGGAATGAATTCATTCTTGATCCTGTCTATTCTTATTTTTTTGCACATCCGTCTTAACATCTCTACAACACCAATCTTGTGAATATATTTCACACAATATCTGTTGCCATACTTCATAAGCTGGTTGAGTAAAATATTGTAAAACTTTCCTTCAACTTAGCTGATATCTTGAAATCACATAAGACTCTAGTTGCACTTCTTCACTCATCTGATTTTAATCCCATAGTTAACATCCTCCTCACTTCCTCGTCCAGTTGTATCTGAGAGCCTAGGGATCCAAAAGAGAGTGCCTTTTGAACACCAAATTAGTTGGGGTCAATAATCTTATATGAATCAAGAAGAAATGGATGAAACGAGAAGAAATAGAGGGTAGATTTGGCTGAAAGAAGGCTAGATTATTCCCTCAAGCTGATGCGTTTATATACTGTAAAAATTAGAACAGATATGGAAATACAATCAACTCAGTCATTCCTATAATCACTGCACAATTCTAGCTCTAAATGCACTTGAGTTGAAGGTTGAGCACATTGAAGTTATAGGATATAGCAGGACTGAGGATGTGTGGAAAGTAGCTGTAGCGAGAGagtgttttgtagctctagatttTTATGAAGATGTTCCCACCAAGAGGAATGGAGGGAATGGATTTGTTGGGTTATTTAAACCATCTCATCCTCCATTTTCTCAACTTTTACTTAATAAATGCATTCATACCTTGTCCATCCATGTATTTCCACACATCCATCTTAACATCCTTATTTCTGCCTGCTAATCTTAGGAACATCATGCTTTTCCATTGCCCAACACTCCTTGCCATACATCATATGTTAGAATCCCTTAATTAGTGTaaattagctgtaaattagaatataattaggAATCATTGTATTTATTAGTTTCTTATTTAGTCCTAGCCTTTGTGTATAAATTAGAATTCTTGTAAATCATTTTTGtatgaaaaaatataaaagaaattctctaAATTCTCTATCCTCTGCATGGTATTAGAGCTGTATCAAAATTTTTTAGCGTAAACAGTGTAGTTCTAGGTAGTTTTTTGTAGGTCAAGCTTCTACGTCATTCTAAGAAGGGAGGCGGCTGTCACCACCAACCTGAGGAGGAAGGACACCAATCGATCGGCCTACACCCGAAGTCCCGCCGCCATCCGGTGAAACACGTGAGCTCACGCACCTCCAGAACGCACCGGCACGTGCACCCTTTTTCAGGTGATTTCCCCGGCCGACGACCTTCCCTTTCTGGCGCGCCTCTGACCAACATGTTTCCACACCTAGtttgcactttttttttttttttggtacctTCCGTTACCCAGTTTCTTGCTCTCTACCTCAGTACCTATTCCTTTAattgaaaaatgactaatggaaataAGGAAGCCTCTGAAATAAAGGTTGGATTTATCGGTGATAATCTCCCTCTACAAATTAGTTCTGTAAAGTTGGATGGAACTAATTATTTAGCAAGGTCTAGATCCTGTCTACTGTTCATTCAGGCTAGAGGACTGCAGGGGTATATTACTGGAGATAAGAAAAAGCCAGAAAGTGCTAGTTCTACCTATAATCAGTGGGAGTCGGAGAACTCTCTTGTTATGTCATGACTTATCAATTCTATGCAACCTCATATAGCTCGTGGGTATTTACTGTTGGACAGTGCAGCTACCATTTGGAGTGCTGTTTCTCAGATTTATTCTCAAATTGGAAATGATGCACAAGTTTACGAGCTTCAAAACAAGGTTCACGGAATGAAACAAGGTGATTTGACTGTTGCTCAGTATTATGCGGCATTAAGCAGTCTATGACAAGAGTTGAATTTTTATCAGGACTTTTAGACTTCATGTCCGGCTGATGCAGTTAAGTTCCAGAAATTGATTGAGAAGGAGCGCATATATGATTTTCTTACTGGGCTAAATGTGGAATATGATAAAATTTGAGTTCAAGTACTTGGTAAGGATCATTTGTCCACCTTAAGGCAGACATATTCTTATGTTCAGCAGGAGGAGAGCAGAAGGAGTGTCATGATCAATTCTACAGCTGTTGATAAGGCTAGGCTGACTGCTACCTCCTTACGAGAACAGTCAAATGGTCCATCAGATAAGGATCACTTGCATTGTGACTACTGTGGGAAATCCCGACACACCAAAGAACAATGTTGGAAGCTGCATAATCGCCCAACTAAAGGGCGTGGAGGAAAAAGGATGGACTCTGCTAGATCACAAGCAAATATATCTGAGGCTGTGAGTGTTTCTAAAGATACTGCTATCACTGGAATATTTTCCAATGAAAAGGTACAAACTCTAAGGCGATTCCTGTCACAGCTTGAATCACAATCCACTACAGTTGCCTCTTCTAACTTCGTCAACTCGGGTAATGTTTTTCTTGCCAATCATAATAATTCATTTTGGCTTATAAATTCTGGAGCAAACAAACATATGACAGGCTCTTCGAATAAATTCATATCCAATTCTTCATGTTCAGGCAAAGAAAAAGTACTCACTGCGGATGAATCCTTATCTAATGTTTTTGGAACAGGTTCTATTAAATGCAATCCTACTATAAGTCTTAGTTCCGTCTTACATGTGCCTAGCTTTCCTATTAATCTTCTGTCTGTCAGTTCTATCACAAAAGCTCTCAACTGCAAAATTGAGTTTTTTACCACTCACTGTGTATTTCAGGAATTGATAACAGGGAGAACGATTGGCAGTGGTAGACTGCAAGATGGGCTATATTTATTTAATGATTGTGTTGATCAGGCCATGTTGGGGCAGTCTATGGGTGGTGAGGAAGAAATTATCTAGTGGCATAGGAGAATTGAACATCCTTCATATACTGTTTTAGAGAAACTTTAAACAATGCAAAACTGAATTGTTAGTATGTAATGCTTGTGAGTTTGCCAAACATACTAGACAATCTTATCCGGCAATAAATAATAAGCCTTCAGTTCCTTTTATGACTATCCATTCTGATGTGTGGGGGCCTACTCAAACTGTGTATTTATCGGGTTATAGATGGTTTGTGACCTTTATTGATTGTTGCAGTAGGTTAACTTGAGTATATCTGATGAAAGAGAAAAATGAAGTATTTTCATGTTTTCAGCAGTTTCACAAAATGATTAGCACCCAGTTTGATGCTCATGTTAAAATACTGAGAACTGATAATGGCAAAGAGTATATGAATCGAGTTTCTCAGGAATATTTGAAGTCACATAGGATTTTGCATTAGACTAGTT
The sequence above is a segment of the Hevea brasiliensis isolate MT/VB/25A 57/8 chromosome 11, ASM3005281v1, whole genome shotgun sequence genome. Coding sequences within it:
- the LOC110668795 gene encoding protein ROOT HAIR DEFECTIVE 3 homolog 2 isoform X2 encodes the protein MAEECCATQLIDGNGVFNVVGLDNFVRTTKLADCGLSYAVVAIMGPQSSGKSTLLNHLFHTNFREMDAYRGRSQTTKGIWIARCIGIEPFTIAVDLEGTDGRERGEDDTAFEKQSALFALAIADVVLINMWCHDIGREQAANKPLLKTVFQVMMHLFSPRKTTLMFVIRDKTKTPLEHLEPILREDIQKIWDAVAKPRAHNSTPLSDFFNVKIIALSSYEEKEEQFKEQVAQLRQQFFHSISPGGLAGDRRGVVPASGFSFSAQQIWKIIKENKDLDLPAHKVMVATVRCEEIAAGKLRNLSSDEGWLALVEAVQVGPVSGFGKKLSSILETYLSEYDMEAIYFDEGVRNTKRQQLETKALDLVHPAYLTILGHLRSKTLENFKSRLEQSLNCGEGFAASVRTCGQSCMLEFDKGCADASIRLAKWDASKVREKLRRDIETHASSVCNLKLSEMIKKYEKQLADALTEPVESLFEAGGRDTWVSIRGLLKRETEVAVSGLLADFASFELDRSTIDTMVQNMRDYARNVVERKAREEAGKVLIRMKDRFSAVFNHDNDSMPRVWTGKEDIRTITKDARSASLKLLSVMAAIRLDEKPDKIENVLFSSLMDGSVAVSSSQDRSVGATSDPLASSTWQQVSPKDTLITPVQCKSLWRQFKTETEYAVAQAISVQEANKRSNNWLPPAWAIVAMIVLGFNEFMLLLKNPLYLMILFIVFLLSKALWVQMDIAGEFRNGTQVLSNVLLYYVDHCTHLIGASTSFSLICCSLYV